A genomic segment from Actinomyces lilanjuaniae encodes:
- a CDS encoding DUF418 domain-containing protein, translating into MTPTYSSPAPGSLSPLETAEDAGRHRPARRYQVLDILRGFALCGILLVNIGDIVELGWDLPAVVGQEPSAAQTALHYLVSTRFVPIFAFMFGMSMTFVADSARRRGSSPGRVLARRLGVLLVIALAHSLVYPGEVLRAYAIVGLMVLVLVLLLPRRLLALLGVVATAVSYAVAGSGVLNVPGLFLLGAAAAAYGLPAYLERPDRRLLAATVVVALLTVPAVLAQVHEPGGDPRFGTAGGIAGGIMAVLYVCLVVLACSTSLRRPLAALLEPLGRTSLSCYVGASLVVAPIGVVAHWTESRDVVPLLWTALVVLLAQSLLARAWLSRFRYGPLEWMWRCLTWWRVEPLLRR; encoded by the coding sequence GTGACCCCAACCTATTCATCGCCAGCGCCAGGTTCTCTGTCACCCTTAGAGACCGCCGAGGACGCGGGACGGCACCGTCCCGCCCGCCGCTACCAGGTCCTGGACATCCTGCGGGGCTTCGCCCTGTGCGGCATCCTCCTGGTCAACATAGGGGACATTGTGGAGCTCGGCTGGGACCTGCCCGCCGTGGTGGGACAGGAGCCCTCTGCCGCGCAGACGGCGCTGCACTACCTAGTGTCCACCCGTTTTGTGCCGATCTTTGCCTTCATGTTTGGTATGAGCATGACCTTTGTCGCGGACTCTGCCCGTCGACGCGGCTCCTCACCCGGGCGGGTCCTGGCCCGGCGCCTGGGAGTGCTGCTGGTCATTGCTCTGGCACACTCGCTGGTCTACCCCGGGGAGGTCCTCAGAGCCTACGCGATCGTCGGGCTCATGGTGCTGGTTCTGGTGCTGCTGCTTCCCCGCCGCCTCCTGGCGCTGCTGGGGGTGGTGGCTACGGCGGTCAGCTATGCGGTAGCCGGCTCAGGTGTCCTCAATGTCCCTGGCCTGTTTCTTCTCGGCGCGGCGGCTGCGGCCTACGGGCTGCCTGCCTACCTGGAGCGGCCTGACCGTCGTCTGCTGGCAGCCACCGTGGTGGTAGCGCTCCTGACGGTGCCTGCCGTCCTTGCCCAGGTCCACGAGCCCGGTGGTGATCCCCGTTTTGGCACAGCCGGAGGAATCGCCGGCGGGATCATGGCTGTGCTCTACGTGTGCCTGGTGGTCCTGGCCTGCTCGACCTCCCTGCGCAGGCCGCTGGCAGCCCTCCTGGAGCCGTTGGGCCGCACCAGCCTCAGCTGCTACGTGGGAGCCAGCCTCGTCGTGGCACCCATAGGCGTGGTGGCGCACTGGACCGAGAGCCGCGACGTCGTGCCTCTGCTGTGGACGGCCCTGGTCGTGCTCCTCGCCCAGTCCCTCCTGGCGCGGGCGTGGCTGTCCCGCTTCCGTTACGGCCCTCTTGAGTGGATGTGGCGCTGCCTGACCTGGTGGCGGGTCGAGCCCCTGCTCCGCCGGTAG
- a CDS encoding glutamate ABC transporter substrate-binding protein: MTAQHARPALTVPTGLTRRRLLGASGAVSLAAVLAACADTGADGQAVDASGSGGADYDTVINSGPVAADDVVAASSWASAIREAGVLRTGGTKTSEVFSLEDATTGEVSGFDAAFAQALARYIIGGDDARSLLEVTQVTSDTRETMIENGQVDAVLATYTITPERAEKIAFAGPYYSSGQSVMVRAEETGINGVDDLAGVRVAVQSNSSSGPALDEAAPQAEQVPFQENGDCVAALEAGQVDAYVVDQSLQLSVMQSNDAVTIVGEPFTEDPYGIGLPKDSDAQEFVNTFLETIYEDGTWDAIWAATIGAVMGGDAPQPPAIGSVPGSQAAEASPTASADASGTSDTATSEASDAATSEATD; this comes from the coding sequence ATGACTGCCCAGCACGCCCGCCCCGCCCTGACCGTCCCGACTGGCCTGACCCGCCGTCGCCTCCTGGGTGCCAGCGGTGCCGTCTCGCTGGCGGCCGTGCTGGCGGCCTGCGCCGACACCGGTGCCGACGGCCAGGCCGTTGACGCCTCGGGCTCCGGTGGTGCCGACTACGACACCGTCATCAACTCCGGTCCGGTGGCCGCTGACGACGTGGTGGCAGCCTCCTCATGGGCGTCGGCCATCCGTGAGGCCGGGGTGCTCAGGACCGGGGGCACCAAGACCTCCGAGGTCTTCTCCCTGGAGGACGCGACCACTGGTGAGGTCTCCGGCTTCGACGCCGCCTTCGCACAGGCCCTGGCCCGCTACATCATCGGCGGGGACGACGCCCGCTCCCTCCTGGAGGTAACCCAGGTCACCTCTGACACCCGCGAGACCATGATCGAGAACGGGCAGGTGGACGCCGTCCTTGCCACCTACACCATCACCCCCGAGCGCGCTGAGAAGATCGCCTTTGCCGGCCCTTACTACTCCTCCGGCCAGTCCGTCATGGTGCGTGCCGAGGAGACCGGCATCAACGGCGTCGACGACCTGGCTGGCGTGAGGGTGGCCGTCCAGTCCAACTCCTCCTCCGGCCCCGCTCTGGACGAGGCCGCCCCGCAGGCGGAGCAGGTGCCGTTCCAGGAGAACGGCGACTGCGTGGCCGCCCTCGAGGCAGGCCAGGTGGACGCCTACGTCGTCGACCAGTCCCTCCAGCTCAGTGTGATGCAGTCCAACGACGCCGTCACGATCGTGGGCGAGCCCTTCACCGAGGACCCTTACGGCATCGGGCTGCCCAAGGACTCCGACGCCCAGGAGTTCGTCAACACCTTCCTGGAGACCATCTACGAGGACGGCACCTGGGACGCTATCTGGGCGGCCACCATCGGCGCCGTCATGGGCGGTGACGCTCCACAGCCCCCTGCCATCGGCTCCGTCCCCGGCTCACAGGCGGCCGAGGCCTCACCCACCGCGTCGGCTGATGCCTCTGGCACCTCAGATACCGCGACGTCGGAGGCCAGCGACGCTGCGACGTCGGAGG
- a CDS encoding amino acid ABC transporter ATP-binding protein, which produces MRISHVTKYYGDFKALDDVSLDIHRGEVVAVIGASGSGKSTLCRTVNRLETVSAGSVVIDGVPLPEEGRELARLRADVGMVFQAFNLFPHRSVLDNITLAPTRVRKVPVPHAQQRARELLERVGLADQAAKRPAQLSGGQQQRVAIARALAMDPKVMLFDEPTSALDPEMITEVLDVIQDLATSGMTMLVVTHEMGFARSVADRVVFMDAGQVVEEAEPASFFSSPRTERARAFLSTVLSH; this is translated from the coding sequence GTGCGTATCAGCCACGTCACCAAGTACTACGGGGACTTCAAGGCGCTTGACGACGTCAGCCTGGACATCCACCGTGGCGAGGTGGTCGCGGTCATTGGTGCCTCCGGGTCGGGAAAGTCCACCCTGTGCCGCACGGTCAACCGTCTTGAGACCGTCTCAGCAGGCAGCGTCGTCATCGACGGTGTGCCCCTTCCGGAGGAGGGAAGGGAGCTGGCCCGCCTGCGTGCCGACGTCGGCATGGTCTTCCAGGCCTTCAACCTCTTCCCGCACCGCTCGGTGCTGGACAACATCACGCTCGCCCCCACGCGCGTGCGCAAGGTGCCGGTCCCTCATGCGCAGCAACGTGCCCGCGAGCTCCTGGAACGGGTAGGGCTGGCCGACCAGGCTGCCAAGCGGCCCGCCCAGCTCTCCGGAGGCCAGCAGCAGCGCGTAGCCATTGCCCGCGCGCTGGCCATGGATCCCAAGGTCATGCTCTTTGACGAGCCCACCAGCGCCCTGGACCCCGAGATGATCACCGAGGTCCTTGACGTCATCCAGGACCTGGCCACCTCCGGCATGACCATGCTCGTGGTCACCCACGAGATGGGCTTCGCCCGCAGCGTCGCCGACCGCGTCGTCTTCATGGACGCGGGGCAGGTGGTCGAGGAGGCCGAGCCCGCCAGCTTCTTCTCCTCCCCGCGTACCGAGCGGGCGCGTGCCTTCCTGTCCACTGTCCTGAGCCACTGA